A window of Pseudomonas monteilii contains these coding sequences:
- a CDS encoding acyl-CoA dehydrogenase: MKPTPTALAPLLASFGERLRTMTPEPRLAELMGLLRDAELDRLPLPGQGHTLQRWQTLAQVAGCDLALAKLYEGHTDALAILAECAGAHLVEGELWGVWAAEPPDARAKITAQHGDQVRLGGRKAWCSGAQQIDRALITAWDQDDRPQLVAIDLKDPSLRLHTEGWQAVGMASTASVDVLFDDTPGIAVGGPGQYLSRPGFWHGGAGIAACWYGAAEALAEYLRAHCQARRHDPHALAHLGAVDAALFGARAALRDCAAWIDAQPEANAQYPVCRTRAHVEHAVTQVIEHVGRALGATPFCRTPHFARLSADLPVYLRQSHAERDLAGLGEHLIDTPEKAWRL; this comes from the coding sequence ATGAAGCCCACCCCTACGGCCCTGGCGCCGCTGCTTGCGTCCTTCGGCGAGCGCCTGCGCACGATGACCCCCGAGCCACGCCTGGCCGAACTGATGGGCCTGCTGCGCGACGCCGAGCTCGACCGTCTGCCCCTGCCCGGTCAGGGCCATACCCTGCAACGCTGGCAGACCCTGGCACAGGTGGCCGGGTGCGACCTGGCCCTGGCGAAACTCTACGAAGGTCATACCGATGCCCTGGCCATCCTTGCCGAGTGCGCGGGTGCGCACCTGGTGGAGGGCGAACTGTGGGGTGTCTGGGCCGCCGAACCGCCGGATGCACGTGCCAAGATCACCGCCCAGCACGGTGACCAGGTCCGCCTCGGTGGACGCAAGGCCTGGTGTTCCGGCGCGCAGCAGATCGACCGTGCATTGATCACCGCCTGGGACCAGGATGACCGGCCGCAGCTGGTAGCCATCGACCTCAAGGACCCGAGCCTGCGCCTGCACACCGAGGGCTGGCAGGCTGTGGGCATGGCCAGCACTGCCAGCGTCGACGTTTTGTTCGACGACACGCCCGGGATTGCCGTGGGCGGTCCGGGGCAATACCTCTCGCGACCGGGCTTCTGGCACGGCGGCGCGGGCATCGCGGCGTGCTGGTACGGGGCGGCCGAAGCCCTGGCCGAGTACCTGCGTGCCCATTGCCAGGCACGTCGTCACGACCCCCATGCCCTGGCCCACCTCGGCGCCGTGGACGCTGCCCTGTTCGGCGCGCGGGCCGCGCTGCGCGACTGTGCGGCGTGGATCGACGCCCAGCCCGAAGCCAATGCCCAATACCCGGTCTGCCGTACCAGGGCGCATGTCGAGCACGCCGTGACCCAGGTCATCGAACACGTCGGCCGCGCCTTGGGCGCCACGCCCTTCTGCCGCACGCCTCACTTCGCCCGCTTGAGTGCGGACCTGCCGGTATACCTGCGCCAGAGCCACGCCGAACGCGACCTGGCCGGCCTGGGCGAACACCTCATCGACACTCCAGAGAAGGCCTGGCGACTATGA
- a CDS encoding amino acid transporter, translated as MERLIDLLQWPAMALTVLAAWCIGSRRPNRRRVGFCCFIASNLLWVVWGWQLQAWALIVLQFVLCGMNLRGWKKNTLTQAAS; from the coding sequence ATGGAACGACTGATCGACCTGCTGCAATGGCCGGCCATGGCGCTGACGGTGCTGGCGGCCTGGTGCATCGGCTCACGCCGCCCCAACCGCCGTCGTGTGGGGTTCTGCTGCTTCATCGCCAGCAATCTGCTGTGGGTGGTCTGGGGCTGGCAACTGCAAGCCTGGGCCCTGATCGTGCTGCAGTTCGTGCTCTGCGGCATGAACCTCAGGGGCTGGAAAAAGAACACACTGACGCAGGCCGCGTCATGA
- the ligD gene encoding ATP-dependent DNA ligase (catalyzes the ATP dependent formation of a phosphodiester at the site of a single-strand break in duplex DNA), with amino-acid sequence MAKPLQEYQRKRDFAATPEPSGKTQGATTRHALQFCIQKHDASHLHYDFRLELDGTLKSWAVPKGPSLDPSVKRLAVHVEDHPLDYADFEGHIPEGHYGAGDVIVWDRGTWEPEGDAQAAYAKGKLRFRLNGEKLSGTWNLFRTRLAGKKEQWMLVKSHDDQARSEADYSIVDAQPDSVISDRTLAPASKATSAPPKASKRTAKTSKARPRASTPQERTLPDTLTPQLATPVDAPPDGDWRYEVKFDGYRILARIEGDDVRLFTRSGNDWSAKLTHQVEALRGLGVDSAWLDGEVVVTDDEGHADFQALQNAFDTAHGESITYYVFDLPFLGGQDLRQQPLSARREALQALLAGSDSPLLKYSQDFDEPVDSLLESACSLQLEGLIGKRADSLYSGQRSQDWIKLKCKQRQEFVIVGYTDPKGSRSRFGALLLGLHDPDSDTLRYAGRVGTGFTAETLDSLHQRLTPLHAKHTPLANPPSGAQARGVHWLRPHLLAEVAYAQMTRDGLVRHAVFHGVRDDKPAKAIDLERPLPSADIARSAPRTTLRLTHPERVIDPSHGLTKRQVADYYASVAERILPHLLARPVALVRAPDGLGGELFFQKNAGHLKIPTLRTYPKTEVGQPVMIIDGPEALLGAVQMNTVELHTWNATDKAFDRPDRFVLDLDPDPALPWKAMVEATQLTLTLLDELGLQAFLKTSGGKGMHVVVPLTRRAGWDEVKDFTHALVDYLAGLFPERLSGVAGPQNRVGRIFIDYLRNGRGATTVCPFSLRAREGLPVSVPIDREELPTLKGANHWHLGNIGERLRQTQDPWAAFWSVRQSITAKMRKTMGMT; translated from the coding sequence ATGGCCAAGCCTCTGCAGGAATATCAGCGCAAGCGCGACTTCGCCGCCACGCCGGAACCCTCTGGCAAGACCCAGGGCGCTACGACGCGCCACGCCTTGCAGTTCTGCATCCAGAAACACGACGCCAGCCACCTGCACTACGACTTTCGCCTGGAACTGGACGGCACGCTCAAGAGCTGGGCGGTGCCCAAGGGGCCGTCGCTGGACCCGTCGGTCAAGCGCCTGGCCGTGCACGTCGAGGATCATCCCCTCGACTACGCTGACTTCGAAGGCCATATCCCTGAAGGTCATTACGGCGCAGGCGACGTTATTGTCTGGGACCGGGGCACCTGGGAGCCGGAGGGCGATGCACAGGCCGCCTATGCCAAGGGCAAGCTGCGCTTTCGCCTCAATGGCGAGAAGCTTTCCGGCACCTGGAACCTGTTTCGCACCCGTCTGGCGGGCAAGAAAGAGCAATGGATGCTGGTCAAGTCCCACGATGATCAGGCGCGCAGCGAGGCGGACTACAGCATCGTCGACGCCCAACCGGACAGCGTGATCAGCGACCGCACCCTCGCGCCAGCCTCCAAGGCGACATCCGCCCCGCCTAAGGCCTCCAAACGCACCGCCAAGACCTCGAAGGCCCGCCCACGTGCCTCCACACCCCAGGAGCGCACGCTACCGGACACCCTGACGCCTCAACTGGCCACCCCGGTAGATGCGCCGCCCGACGGCGACTGGCGCTACGAGGTGAAGTTCGACGGCTACCGCATTCTGGCACGCATCGAGGGCGACGACGTTCGGCTGTTCACCCGCAGTGGCAACGACTGGAGCGCCAAGCTGACGCACCAGGTCGAGGCGCTGCGTGGATTGGGGGTGGACTCGGCCTGGCTCGACGGCGAGGTGGTGGTCACCGACGACGAAGGCCATGCCGACTTCCAGGCGCTGCAGAATGCCTTCGACACGGCGCACGGCGAGTCGATCACCTATTACGTGTTCGACCTGCCGTTTCTTGGCGGCCAGGACCTGCGCCAGCAGCCTCTCAGCGCACGGCGCGAGGCGTTGCAGGCCCTGCTCGCCGGGAGCGACAGCCCGCTGCTCAAATACTCCCAGGATTTCGACGAACCGGTCGACTCCCTGCTCGAAAGCGCCTGTTCGCTGCAGCTCGAAGGCCTGATCGGCAAACGCGCCGACAGCCTCTACAGCGGCCAGCGCAGCCAGGACTGGATCAAGCTCAAGTGCAAGCAGCGCCAGGAGTTCGTGATCGTCGGCTACACCGATCCGAAAGGCAGCCGCAGCCGCTTCGGCGCGCTGCTGCTGGGGCTGCATGACCCAGACAGCGATACCCTGCGCTATGCCGGCAGGGTCGGCACCGGGTTCACCGCCGAGACCCTGGACAGCCTTCATCAGCGCCTGACGCCCTTGCACGCCAAGCACACTCCGCTCGCCAACCCACCCAGCGGTGCCCAGGCCCGTGGTGTGCACTGGCTGCGCCCGCACCTGCTGGCCGAGGTCGCCTACGCGCAGATGACCCGTGACGGCCTGGTGCGCCATGCGGTGTTCCACGGCGTGCGCGATGACAAACCGGCCAAGGCCATCGATCTGGAGCGTCCCCTGCCTTCGGCCGACATCGCCCGGTCTGCACCACGCACCACCTTGCGCCTGACGCATCCAGAGCGGGTGATCGACCCCAGTCATGGCCTGACCAAACGCCAGGTGGCCGACTACTACGCCTCAGTGGCCGAGCGCATCCTGCCGCACCTGCTGGCCCGCCCCGTGGCGCTGGTCCGTGCGCCTGACGGGCTGGGCGGCGAGCTGTTCTTCCAGAAGAACGCCGGTCACTTGAAGATCCCGACGTTGCGTACCTACCCCAAGACCGAGGTCGGGCAGCCGGTGATGATCATCGACGGTCCCGAGGCCCTGCTCGGCGCCGTGCAGATGAACACCGTGGAGCTGCACACCTGGAATGCCACCGACAAGGCCTTCGACCGCCCGGACCGTTTCGTGCTCGACCTGGACCCCGACCCGGCCCTGCCGTGGAAGGCCATGGTCGAAGCCACCCAACTGACGCTGACGCTGCTCGACGAGCTGGGGCTCCAGGCGTTCCTCAAGACCAGCGGCGGCAAAGGCATGCACGTGGTGGTGCCGTTGACCCGTCGAGCGGGCTGGGACGAGGTGAAGGACTTCACCCACGCGTTGGTCGATTACCTCGCAGGGCTGTTCCCGGAGCGTCTGTCCGGGGTGGCCGGCCCGCAGAACCGGGTCGGGCGGATCTTCATCGATTACCTGCGCAATGGCCGTGGCGCGACCACGGTGTGCCCCTTCTCGCTGCGCGCCCGCGAAGGCCTGCCGGTGTCGGTGCCGATCGATCGTGAGGAACTCCCCACGCTCAAGGGTGCCAACCATTGGCACCTGGGCAACATCGGTGAACGCCTGCGCCAGACGCAGGACCCGTGGGCGGCGTTCTGGAGCGTTCGCCAATCGATCACCGCGAAGATGCGCAAGACAATGGGAATGACCTGA
- a CDS encoding phosphotransferase system, HPr-related protein, with translation MAKADEPQTWKRTEIDTIEDRMGSVHELDFNESDEHEGRAGDLRDPREVAHEFPAERVAESGMTGGEALSDTVQEDGVTMDDMSPSTLLDETGARDPDELGSGRPADQSLTHVDAEEIGGGLGLDEAELARSNPLDGKPWTDDVVDDDTERN, from the coding sequence ATGGCCAAGGCAGATGAACCCCAGACCTGGAAGCGAACCGAGATCGACACCATCGAGGACCGTATGGGCAGCGTGCACGAACTCGACTTCAACGAGTCCGACGAACATGAAGGCCGTGCGGGCGACCTGCGCGATCCTCGGGAAGTGGCCCATGAATTTCCGGCCGAGCGCGTGGCCGAAAGCGGCATGACCGGCGGTGAGGCCCTGAGCGATACCGTTCAGGAAGACGGCGTGACCATGGACGACATGAGCCCCAGCACACTGCTGGACGAGACCGGTGCACGCGACCCCGACGAACTGGGCTCCGGCCGGCCGGCCGACCAGTCGCTGACCCACGTCGATGCCGAAGAGATCGGTGGCGGCCTTGGCCTGGACGAGGCCGAACTGGCGCGCTCCAACCCGTTGGACGGCAAGCCGTGGACCGATGACGTTGTAGACGACGACACTGAGAGGAACTGA
- a CDS encoding metallothionein, with product MSEQRCACAHCSCTVDATTVTQGDKAYCCEACANGHKDNQHCRMNDCDCAAAVQPNEKNVDNALDETFPASDPISP from the coding sequence ATGAGCGAACAACGCTGTGCCTGCGCGCACTGCTCGTGCACCGTAGACGCCACCACCGTGACCCAGGGTGACAAGGCCTACTGCTGCGAAGCCTGCGCCAACGGCCACAAGGACAACCAGCACTGCCGCATGAACGACTGCGATTGCGCGGCTGCGGTGCAACCCAACGAGAAAAACGTCGACAACGCGCTCGACGAGACCTTCCCCGCGAGCGATCCGATCTCGCCGTGA
- a CDS encoding pyridine nucleotide-disulfide oxidoreductase — protein sequence MTLHAVTLLDALSDPALTRVQVGDEECLLVRRGDAVKAFEANCPHAGAPLEEGALCEGVLVCPWHKAVFDLDSGAVEEPPALRGLKRYPAQVKDGMVWVEDQPLPTPSLPARARGRCFVVVGAGAAGAAAVATLRAEGFAGRLVWIDPEAAPAYDRTALSKFVIAGEMSPDEVPPLLERAFYRGADVERIRGKVKSIDVNARQLLLAEGRTLDYDEVLLATGGVPVRPALPGADLPGVLLLRSREDAERVLDQVEPGQPVVVIGDSFIGLEAASALRRYGADVHVVTRHEVPLARQLGERLGRAVRALHVRHGTVFHGPTEPVRFEGGERLEAVILTDGTRLETSVALLGTGVKPASGLLSALRDGHDCLPVDAGMRLAEGVWAAGDLVSFPLLGERTHIEHWRVAQQHGVIAAANMLGQDRRYLDVPFFWTYHHGKTLEVLGHAQHWDDIEYLGDPEGLDFVAVLCVGERVEAVVACERQGLMAALARRLRTPLSRQQALAFVQAWQA from the coding sequence ATGACCCTGCACGCCGTGACCCTGCTCGATGCCCTGTCCGACCCCGCCCTGACCCGCGTCCAGGTGGGCGACGAGGAATGCCTGCTGGTGCGTCGGGGTGATGCGGTCAAGGCCTTCGAGGCCAATTGCCCCCACGCCGGTGCGCCACTGGAGGAAGGCGCGTTGTGTGAAGGCGTGCTGGTGTGCCCCTGGCACAAGGCCGTGTTCGACCTGGACAGTGGCGCCGTCGAGGAACCACCCGCCTTGCGTGGCCTGAAGCGCTATCCCGCGCAGGTGAAGGACGGCATGGTCTGGGTCGAGGACCAGCCCTTGCCCACCCCTTCGTTACCGGCACGGGCCAGAGGCCGCTGTTTCGTGGTGGTCGGCGCAGGCGCAGCGGGCGCGGCGGCGGTCGCCACGTTGCGTGCCGAAGGCTTCGCCGGACGGCTGGTGTGGATCGATCCCGAAGCCGCGCCGGCTTACGATCGCACGGCGTTGAGCAAGTTCGTCATCGCCGGGGAGATGAGCCCTGACGAGGTACCGCCCTTGCTGGAGCGGGCCTTCTATCGCGGGGCCGATGTGGAGCGCATACGCGGCAAGGTCAAGTCGATCGACGTCAACGCCCGGCAGTTGCTGCTGGCCGAAGGTCGAACCCTCGACTACGACGAGGTACTGCTGGCGACCGGCGGCGTGCCGGTGCGTCCTGCGCTGCCGGGGGCGGACCTGCCTGGCGTCCTGCTGCTGCGTTCGCGCGAGGACGCCGAACGGGTGCTCGATCAGGTCGAGCCCGGCCAGCCGGTGGTGGTGATCGGCGACAGCTTCATCGGCCTGGAGGCTGCCTCGGCCCTGCGCCGCTATGGCGCCGACGTGCACGTGGTGACGCGCCATGAGGTGCCGTTGGCACGTCAGCTCGGCGAGCGTTTGGGTCGCGCCGTACGTGCACTGCATGTCAGGCATGGCACAGTCTTTCATGGCCCGACGGAGCCTGTGCGCTTCGAAGGCGGCGAACGGCTCGAGGCGGTGATCCTGACAGACGGTACGCGCCTGGAGACGTCGGTGGCGCTGCTAGGCACGGGGGTGAAACCGGCCAGCGGCCTGCTCTCGGCACTGCGCGACGGGCACGACTGCCTGCCCGTGGACGCCGGCATGCGCCTGGCCGAGGGCGTGTGGGCCGCGGGCGATCTGGTGAGCTTTCCGCTGCTGGGTGAGCGAACGCACATCGAGCACTGGCGCGTCGCCCAGCAGCATGGCGTGATCGCCGCTGCCAACATGCTCGGACAGGATCGGCGCTACCTGGACGTGCCGTTCTTCTGGACCTATCACCATGGCAAGACGCTCGAGGTGTTGGGGCATGCGCAGCACTGGGACGATATCGAGTACCTGGGTGATCCCGAAGGCCTGGACTTCGTGGCCGTGCTATGTGTCGGCGAGCGCGTCGAAGCGGTGGTGGCTTGCGAGCGACAAGGGCTGATGGCCGCCCTGGCACGCCGGCTGCGTACACCGCTGTCGCGCCAGCAGGCGCTGGCCTTCGTGCAGGCGTGGCAGGCGTAA
- a CDS encoding protease gives MSLPKNHLELLSPARDVAIAREAILHGADAIYIGGPSFGARHNACNEVGDIAALVEFAHRYHARVFTTINTILHDNELEPARRLIHQLYDAGVDALIVQDLGVMELDIPPIELHASTQTDIRTLERARFLDQAGFSQLVLARELNLQEIRTIADHTDAAIEFFIHGALCVAFSGQCNISHAQTGRSANRGDCSQACRLPYTLKDDQGRVVAFEKHLLSMKDNNQSANLRALVEAGVRSFKIEGRYKDMGYVKNITAHYRQLLDQVLEDRPDLARASSGRTDHFFVPDPDKTFHRGSTDYFVSDRKIDIGAFDSPTFTGLPVGTVESVGKRDLQVVTEVPLSNGDGLNVLVKREVVGFRANICEPRGQFEEDGQTRYRYRVEPNEMPAGLQRLRPHHPLSRNLDHNWQQALQRTSAERRVGLAWQARLDEQRLELTATSEEGIRVSVALDGPFGAANKPEQALDQLRDLLGQLGTTQYHATAVELQAPQAYFVPNSQLKALRREAIEALTAARVAAHPRGARKAETTPPPVYPESHLSFLANVYNQKARDFYHRHGVKLIDAAYEAHEEHGEVPVMITKHCLRFSFNLCPKQAKGVTGVRTKVAPMQLIQGDEVLTLKFDCKPCEMHIIGKMKSHIIDLPTPGSAVAQVVGHISPDDLLKTIRRPATKA, from the coding sequence ATGTCCCTTCCGAAGAACCACCTCGAACTGCTCAGCCCTGCCCGTGACGTGGCCATCGCCCGCGAAGCGATCCTGCACGGTGCCGATGCCATCTACATCGGCGGCCCGAGCTTCGGTGCCCGTCACAACGCCTGCAACGAGGTGGGCGATATCGCCGCGCTGGTGGAATTCGCCCACCGCTACCATGCGCGGGTGTTCACCACCATCAACACCATCCTGCACGACAACGAACTGGAGCCGGCGCGCCGGCTGATCCACCAGCTGTACGATGCCGGTGTCGACGCGTTGATCGTCCAGGACCTCGGGGTGATGGAACTGGACATCCCGCCGATCGAGCTGCATGCCAGCACCCAGACCGACATCCGCACCCTGGAACGCGCCCGCTTCCTCGACCAGGCCGGCTTCTCGCAGCTGGTGCTGGCCCGCGAGCTGAACCTGCAGGAAATCCGCACGATCGCCGACCACACCGACGCGGCCATCGAGTTCTTCATCCATGGCGCGCTGTGCGTGGCGTTCTCCGGGCAGTGCAACATCTCCCACGCCCAGACCGGGCGCAGCGCCAACCGGGGCGACTGCTCCCAGGCCTGCCGCCTGCCCTACACCCTCAAGGACGACCAGGGCCGCGTGGTGGCCTTCGAGAAGCACCTGCTGTCAATGAAGGACAACAACCAGAGCGCCAACCTGCGCGCGCTGGTCGAGGCCGGCGTGCGCTCCTTCAAGATCGAGGGGCGCTACAAGGACATGGGCTACGTGAAGAACATCACCGCCCACTACCGCCAACTGCTCGACCAGGTACTCGAAGACCGTCCGGACCTGGCACGCGCCTCCAGCGGCCGGACCGATCACTTCTTCGTGCCGGACCCGGACAAGACCTTCCACCGTGGCAGCACCGACTACTTCGTCAGCGACCGCAAGATCGACATCGGCGCGTTCGACTCGCCGACCTTCACTGGTTTGCCCGTCGGCACCGTGGAGAGCGTCGGCAAGCGTGACCTGCAGGTGGTCACCGAGGTGCCGTTGTCCAACGGCGATGGCCTCAACGTGCTGGTCAAGCGCGAGGTGGTGGGCTTCCGCGCCAACATCTGCGAACCACGCGGCCAATTCGAGGAAGACGGCCAGACGCGCTATCGCTACCGCGTCGAGCCCAACGAGATGCCCGCGGGCCTGCAGCGCCTGCGCCCGCACCACCCGCTGAGCCGCAACCTCGACCACAACTGGCAGCAGGCCCTGCAGCGTACCTCCGCCGAGCGCCGTGTGGGCCTGGCCTGGCAGGCGCGCCTGGATGAGCAGCGTCTCGAGCTGACCGCCACCAGCGAGGAAGGCATCCGGGTCAGCGTCGCCCTGGACGGGCCGTTCGGCGCCGCCAACAAGCCGGAGCAGGCACTCGACCAGCTGCGTGACCTGCTCGGCCAGCTGGGCACCACCCAGTACCACGCCACGGCCGTCGAGTTGCAGGCGCCCCAGGCCTACTTCGTGCCCAACTCGCAGCTCAAGGCCCTGCGCCGCGAAGCCATCGAGGCCCTGACGGCCGCCCGCGTGGCCGCTCACCCGCGCGGCGCACGCAAGGCCGAAACCACGCCGCCGCCGGTCTATCCCGAGTCGCACCTGTCGTTCCTGGCCAACGTCTACAACCAGAAGGCCCGGGACTTCTACCATCGCCATGGGGTGAAGCTGATCGACGCCGCCTACGAGGCCCACGAGGAGCATGGCGAGGTGCCGGTGATGATCACCAAGCACTGCCTGCGCTTCTCCTTCAACCTGTGCCCCAAGCAGGCCAAGGGCGTCACCGGCGTGCGCACCAAGGTCGCGCCGATGCAGCTGATCCAGGGCGATGAAGTGCTGACGTTGAAGTTCGACTGCAAGCCGTGCGAGATGCACATCATCGGCAAGATGAAGTCGCACATCATCGACCTGCCGACACCGGGCAGCGCGGTGGCGCAGGTGGTCGGCCACATCAGCCCGGACGACCTGCTCAAGACCATTCGCCGTCCGGCCACCAAGGCCTAG
- a CDS encoding malonate decarboxylase subunit alpha, with amino-acid sequence MTTRPAPPPQWSRRRAEKQRRLDQARHLAEGVVIPSERIVEALEALIAPGDRVVLEGNNQKQADFLSRSLAKADPARLHDLHMILPSVSRAEHLDLFEQGIARKLDFSFAGPQSLRIGQLLEDGLLEVGAIHTYIELYSRLLVDLIPNVALVAGFMADRHGNIYTGPSTEDTPALVEPTAFSDGIVIVQVNQLVDEVSDLPRVDIPASWVDFVVVADRPFYIEPLFTRDPRHIKPVHVLMAMMAIRGIYERHNVQSLNHGIGFNTAAIELILPTYGESLGLKGKICRNWTLNPHPTLIPAIETGWVQSVHCFGTELGMEDYIAQRPDVFFTGRDGSMRSNRMMCQLAGQYAVDLFIGATLQVDGDGHSSTVTRGRLAGFGGAPNMGHDPRGRRHATPAWLDMTEPVTLLERGRKLVVQMVETFQEGGKPTFVETLDAVEVARKTGMPLAPVMIYGDDVTHLLTEEGIAYLYKARTLEERQAMIAAVAGVTAIGLRHDPRETQRLRREGLIALPEDLGIHRTQATRELLAAKSIAELVEWSGGLYTPPARFRSW; translated from the coding sequence ATGACGACAAGACCTGCCCCTCCACCCCAGTGGTCCCGACGACGTGCCGAGAAGCAGCGGCGCCTCGATCAGGCCCGGCACCTGGCCGAGGGGGTGGTGATCCCCAGCGAGCGTATCGTCGAGGCGCTGGAAGCCTTGATCGCCCCTGGCGACCGGGTGGTGCTCGAGGGCAACAACCAGAAGCAGGCCGACTTTCTCTCGCGGTCGCTGGCCAAGGCCGATCCCGCCCGGCTGCATGACCTGCACATGATCCTGCCCAGCGTCAGCCGCGCCGAACACCTGGACCTGTTCGAGCAGGGCATCGCGCGCAAGCTCGACTTTTCCTTCGCCGGGCCCCAGAGCCTGCGCATTGGCCAGTTGCTCGAAGATGGGCTGCTGGAAGTTGGTGCCATCCATACCTACATCGAGCTGTATTCGCGCCTGCTGGTCGACCTGATTCCCAACGTGGCGCTGGTGGCCGGCTTCATGGCCGACCGCCATGGCAACATCTACACCGGTCCCAGCACCGAAGACACCCCCGCGCTGGTCGAGCCCACTGCCTTCAGTGACGGCATCGTGATCGTCCAGGTCAACCAGCTGGTCGACGAGGTCAGCGACCTGCCACGGGTGGACATCCCGGCGTCCTGGGTCGATTTCGTGGTGGTGGCCGACCGGCCGTTCTACATCGAGCCGTTGTTCACCCGCGACCCCCGGCACATCAAGCCGGTCCATGTGCTCATGGCGATGATGGCGATCCGCGGGATCTACGAGCGGCACAACGTGCAGTCGCTCAACCACGGCATCGGCTTCAACACCGCCGCCATCGAGCTGATCCTGCCCACCTACGGCGAGTCCCTCGGCCTGAAGGGCAAGATCTGCCGCAACTGGACGCTCAACCCGCACCCGACGCTGATCCCGGCCATCGAGACCGGCTGGGTGCAGAGCGTGCACTGCTTCGGCACCGAGCTGGGCATGGAAGACTACATTGCCCAGCGCCCGGACGTGTTCTTCACCGGCCGCGACGGCTCGATGCGTTCGAACCGCATGATGTGTCAGCTGGCCGGGCAGTACGCGGTCGACCTGTTCATCGGCGCGACCTTGCAGGTCGATGGCGATGGGCATTCGTCCACCGTCACCCGCGGCCGCCTGGCCGGTTTCGGGGGGGCGCCGAACATGGGCCATGACCCGCGCGGTCGCCGCCATGCCACGCCGGCCTGGCTGGACATGACCGAGCCGGTGACGCTGCTCGAACGCGGCCGCAAGCTGGTGGTGCAGATGGTCGAGACCTTCCAGGAGGGCGGCAAGCCCACCTTCGTCGAGACCCTGGATGCGGTCGAGGTGGCGCGCAAGACCGGCATGCCGCTGGCGCCGGTGATGATCTACGGTGACGACGTCACCCACCTGCTGACCGAAGAAGGCATCGCCTACCTGTACAAGGCCCGCACCCTCGAGGAGCGCCAGGCGATGATCGCCGCCGTCGCGGGCGTCACCGCCATCGGCCTGCGCCACGACCCACGCGAGACCCAGCGGTTGCGCCGCGAGGGCCTGATCGCCTTGCCCGAGGACTTGGGCATCCACCGCACCCAGGCGACCCGCGAGCTGCTGGCGGCCAAGAGCATCGCCGAGCTGGTGGAGTGGTCCGGCGGCCTGTACACCCCACCTGCACGCTTCAGGAGCTGGTGA
- a CDS encoding triphosphoribosyl-dephospho-CoA synthase MdcB (catalyzes the reversible formation of 2'-(5''-triphosphoribosyl)-3'dephospho-CoA from 3-dephospho-CoA) — protein MNLSRRSEHAPALSQALADLAVEALLDEADLSPKPALVDRRGQGAHHDLHLGLMHASALSLWPCFNAMAEAAADFGEVGVPLREALGRLGRDGEAAMLVTTGGVNTHRGAIWALGLLLAARAMGPASGGAAALAARAGRLAVLDDRFAPRTAASHGQQVRQRYGAGGARQEAALGFPTVIQHGLPQLQRSRAQGAGEQNARLDALLAIMACLNDTCVLWRAGPAGVQVMQHGARAVLDAGGSASLAGRRALRTLDQRLLALNASPGGAADLLAACLFLDRLGSL, from the coding sequence ATGAACCTGTCCAGACGATCCGAACACGCGCCTGCGCTGTCACAGGCGCTGGCCGACCTGGCGGTGGAGGCGCTGCTCGACGAGGCCGACCTGTCGCCCAAGCCGGCCCTGGTCGACCGCCGCGGCCAAGGCGCCCACCATGACCTGCACCTGGGGCTGATGCACGCCTCGGCGTTGTCCTTGTGGCCTTGTTTCAATGCCATGGCCGAGGCGGCAGCCGACTTCGGCGAAGTCGGCGTGCCGCTGCGCGAAGCCCTGGGCCGCCTCGGTCGCGATGGCGAAGCCGCGATGCTGGTCACCACCGGTGGCGTCAACACCCACCGGGGCGCGATCTGGGCACTGGGCCTGTTATTGGCTGCCCGCGCAATGGGCCCCGCGTCAGGAGGGGCTGCGGCCCTGGCCGCCCGCGCAGGTCGCCTCGCGGTGCTCGACGACCGTTTTGCCCCGCGTACCGCTGCCAGTCATGGCCAGCAGGTCCGGCAACGTTACGGCGCCGGTGGGGCACGCCAGGAAGCGGCGCTGGGGTTTCCGACGGTCATCCAGCACGGCCTGCCGCAGCTGCAGCGCAGTCGCGCCCAGGGCGCCGGGGAGCAGAACGCCCGGCTGGATGCCTTGCTGGCGATCATGGCCTGCCTGAACGACACCTGTGTGCTCTGGCGGGCTGGCCCGGCAGGCGTGCAGGTCATGCAACACGGCGCACGCGCAGTGCTCGACGCAGGGGGCAGCGCCAGCCTGGCCGGGCGCCGTGCCTTGCGCACGCTGGATCAACGCCTGCTCGCCCTCAACGCCTCACCCGGTGGCGCAGCCGACCTGCTGGCCGCCTGCCTGTTCCTCGATCGGCTCGGGAGCCTCTGA